The following coding sequences lie in one Oceanithermus desulfurans genomic window:
- the tsaE gene encoding tRNA (adenosine(37)-N6)-threonylcarbamoyltransferase complex ATPase subunit type 1 TsaE, producing the protein MIRLHDEDATARLARALARRLPPGAVVLLSGPMGAGKTTLVRHLAQALGFRGRVTSPTYTLMHTYPTPAGTLLHVDVYRLPDPRQLWDLGLEDAMAGTRLTLIEWGRPQDFDADVLVELEPDGEARRARLEALRPELEPRLADIAREAGPDGAPD; encoded by the coding sequence TTGATCCGGCTGCACGACGAGGACGCCACCGCCCGCCTGGCGCGCGCACTCGCCCGGCGGCTGCCGCCCGGCGCGGTGGTGCTGCTTTCCGGGCCCATGGGCGCGGGCAAGACGACGCTCGTCCGCCACCTGGCCCAGGCGCTGGGTTTTCGGGGCCGGGTCACCAGCCCCACCTACACCCTGATGCACACCTACCCCACACCCGCGGGAACGCTGCTGCACGTCGACGTCTACCGCCTGCCCGACCCCCGCCAGCTGTGGGACCTGGGGCTCGAGGACGCCATGGCGGGCACGCGGCTCACCCTGATCGAGTGGGGACGGCCGCAGGACTTCGACGCCGACGTGCTCGTGGAGCTCGAGCCCGACGGGGAGGCGCGTCGGGCGCGGCTCGAGGCGCTGCGCCCGGAGCTGGAACCGCGGCTCGCGGACATCGCCCGGGAGGCAGGCCCGGACGGCGCGCCCGACTAA